DNA sequence from the Schlegelella aquatica genome:
GCGCTGCGCCGGCCACGGCCTCGCGCTGGTGAGCCCGCGAGAGGACGCGCTGCGCGGAAGCCAGGTCTGCCTCACTCGCGAAGAAGGCGGCTACGCGATCGTGCAGGCGCTGATCGCTCGCGGCGTGATCGGCGACTTCCGTGCGGGCGACGCGCGCATGCCCGACATCCTGCGCTTCGGCTTCACACCGCTGTATTGCCGCCATGTGGACGTGTGGGACGCCGTCGAGCACCTGCGCGCCGTGCTCGAAAGCGGCGAATGGCGCCGGCCCGAGTTCAACCAACGTCATGCGGTGACCTGATCCCTCGCGCGCGACGCAGGAGACACCGCGGAGCCCTCAGATGAACACGACGAACACCCCCGAACAGATCGTCCGGAGCGAGCGGGCGCAGCTCGACTTCTCCAAGGACATGAGCTATGGCGACTACCTGCACCTGGACGAGGTGCTGTCGGCCCAGCATCCGCTCTCGCCGGACCACAACGAGATGCTGTTCATCGTGCAGCATCAGACGAGCGAGCTGTGGATGAAGCTGATGATCCACGAGCTGCGCGCGGCCATCGGCTGCATCGCGCGAGACGAACTCGCGCCCGCCTTCAAGATGCTGGCCCGCGTCTCGAAGATCATGGAGCAGCTGGTGCACGCGTGGGACGTGCTGGCGACGATGACCCCGCCCGAGTACTCCGCGATCCGGCCGTATCTGTCGAACTCCAGCGGCTTCCAAAGCTGGCAGTACCGCTGCATCGAGTTCGCGCTGGGCAACAAGAACGCCGCGATGCTCAAGCCGCACGCCCACAAGCCGGAGCGGCTGCGCGAAGTGGAGGCGTTCTACCGCGCGCCCTCGCTCTACGACGAATCGCTGCGCCTGCTGGCGCGGCGGGGCCTGCCGGTGCCGGCGAGCCACGTCGAGCGCGACTGGACGCAACCCTATGTGGCCAGCGACGAGGTCGAGCAGGCCTGGCTCACGGTGTACCGCGACCCCGAGCACCACTGGGATCTCTATCAGCTCGGCGAGGAGCTCACCGACCTGGAAGACGCCTTCCGCCTTTGGCGCTTCCGCCACGTCACCACCGTCGAGCGTGTGATCGGCTTCAAGCGAGGCACCGGCGGCACCTCGGGCGTGGGCTACCTGCGCAAGATGCTGGACGTGGTGCTGTTCCCCGAGATCTGGAAGTTGCGCACGGACCTTTGAGGCGGCCCGAAGGCCCACCCCGCGTCGTCAGGCCCCGTGCCAGGGGCCGGCGGACAGCCCCGGCCGCGCCGCCGGCCTCGCGGACGGCCGCGCGGCGCCCTGCGCGATCACTCGCCCTGTTCGGCCGCGGGCAGGCCGGGCAGCGCCGTGGCCGAGCCGGTGGTGAGCAGGCCGGCCTGCGTGTAGACCTGGAGCTTGCCGCGCGTGTCCTCGATGTCGAGGTTGCGCATCGTCAGCTGGCCGATGCGGTCCTGCGGCGTGAAGCTCAGCTCGCCCTTTTCCATCGTCAGCCGCTCGGGCTTGTAGGTGAGGTTCGGCGAGGTGGTGTCGAGGATCGAGTAGTCGTTGCCGCGGCGCAGCTCGATGCGCACCTCGCCGGTGATGGCACGGGCCACCCAGCGCTGGGCGGCCTCGCGCAGCATGATGGCCTGTGGGTCGAACCAGCGGCCCTGGTACAGCAGCCGGCCCAGGCGCCGGCCGTTGTCGCGGTACTGCTCGATGGTGTCCTCGTTGTGGATGCCGGTCACCAGCCGCTCGTAGGCGATGAACAGCAACGCCAGGCCGGGCGCCTCGTAGATGCCGCGGCTCTTGGCCTCGATGATGCGGTTCTCGATCTGGTCGCTCATGCCCAGGCCGTGGCGGCCGCCGATGCGGTTGGCCTCCAGGATGAGATCGACGAGGTTGCGGTACTCCACCCCGTTGATCGCGACCGGCCGCCCTTCCTCGAAGCGCACTCTGACCTCCTCGCGCTGGACCGGGACGTCGTCGCGCCAGAAGGCCACCCCCATGATGGGCTGCACGATCTTCATGCTGGTGGACAGGTGCTCCAGGTCCTTGGCCTCGTGCGTCGCGCCCAGCATGTTGGAGTCGGTCGAGTACGCCTTCTCGGCCGACATCTTGTAGTCGAAGCCCGAGGCCTGCAGGAAGGCCGACATCTCCGCGCGACCGCCCAGCTCGTCGATGAAGGTCTGGTCCAGCCAGGGCTTGTAGATCTTGAGCGAGGGGTTGGCGATCAGGCCGTAGCGGTAGAAGCGCTCGATGTCGTTGCCCTTGAAGGTCGAGCCGTCGCCCCAGATGTGGACGTCGTCCTCCTTCATGGCGGCCACGAGCATGGTGCCGGTGACGGCGCGCCCCAAGGGCGTGGTGTTGAAGTAGGTCAAGCCGGCCGTCGAGATGTGGAAGGCCCCGCACTGCAACGCCGC
Encoded proteins:
- the argG gene encoding argininosuccinate synthase; the protein is MATILQSLPVGQKVGIAFSGGLDTSAALHWMRKKGAVPYAYTANLGQPDEPDYDAIPRRAMEYGAQQARLIDCRAQLAAEGIAALQCGAFHISTAGLTYFNTTPLGRAVTGTMLVAAMKEDDVHIWGDGSTFKGNDIERFYRYGLIANPSLKIYKPWLDQTFIDELGGRAEMSAFLQASGFDYKMSAEKAYSTDSNMLGATHEAKDLEHLSTSMKIVQPIMGVAFWRDDVPVQREEVRVRFEEGRPVAINGVEYRNLVDLILEANRIGGRHGLGMSDQIENRIIEAKSRGIYEAPGLALLFIAYERLVTGIHNEDTIEQYRDNGRRLGRLLYQGRWFDPQAIMLREAAQRWVARAITGEVRIELRRGNDYSILDTTSPNLTYKPERLTMEKGELSFTPQDRIGQLTMRNLDIEDTRGKLQVYTQAGLLTTGSATALPGLPAAEQGE
- the kynA gene encoding tryptophan 2,3-dioxygenase; this encodes MNTTNTPEQIVRSERAQLDFSKDMSYGDYLHLDEVLSAQHPLSPDHNEMLFIVQHQTSELWMKLMIHELRAAIGCIARDELAPAFKMLARVSKIMEQLVHAWDVLATMTPPEYSAIRPYLSNSSGFQSWQYRCIEFALGNKNAAMLKPHAHKPERLREVEAFYRAPSLYDESLRLLARRGLPVPASHVERDWTQPYVASDEVEQAWLTVYRDPEHHWDLYQLGEELTDLEDAFRLWRFRHVTTVERVIGFKRGTGGTSGVGYLRKMLDVVLFPEIWKLRTDL